Proteins co-encoded in one Mycobacterium mantenii genomic window:
- a CDS encoding chloride channel protein, with protein sequence MEQNRAAAKPARTRPRVSNAVGQVASWARANRLGLFCVAIVVGIGAGLGAAAFRYLIFGFTWLATGHDEFGQQGWVASAHLPWLGVGFYAVIPVIGGLLYGPLINRFAREARGHGVPEVMIAVAENGGRIRPQVTVVKALASAMCIGTGGSVGREGPIVQIGAALASSLGQWVRMPENRLRVLVACGAAGGISATFNAPITGVFFAVELILRELSVEAIFTIMLSAMVADVIARVFFGSAPFLTQLPEGIELNHIANYLLVALLAAIAGLLGIVFKNLLYKTEDVCDRLWGSRPDWARPAVGGIVLGLLLLAVPQLYGVGYPVMYAAFAGHYALWFLVILAAGKMLACSLTIGIGGSGGVFAPSLFVGATSGMAFGLIVQHVIGTAVGHPALYAIVGMGAVFASASRAPLTALASTVEMTGDFTLTLPVMLAVAVGTTVSRGLSYGTIYTAKLLRRGIDIDRPTPTHAFAGLTVADAMHPFAAPLNLTDPTGDATHDWTALLGPVTRVREPQALFANDSLAQALRQLVLYGRDGLPVIDTDARRVQGWLTNQNVLRAVATHVTADPGTPGPEHDPRSQLDGYCIVEHTLTADSVAVGRNLDDFEWPAGHVPVSVVHNRRLVDAQPTVRLSAGDRINVLVPKNGSRGTESSPGR encoded by the coding sequence ATGGAGCAAAACAGGGCGGCGGCCAAACCGGCCCGGACGCGGCCGAGGGTGTCCAATGCCGTCGGGCAGGTCGCCAGCTGGGCGCGGGCGAACCGCCTCGGATTGTTCTGCGTGGCGATCGTGGTGGGGATCGGCGCCGGGCTCGGCGCTGCGGCATTCCGGTATCTGATCTTTGGCTTCACCTGGCTGGCAACCGGGCACGACGAGTTCGGCCAGCAGGGTTGGGTGGCCAGCGCTCACCTACCGTGGTTGGGGGTCGGGTTCTATGCGGTCATCCCCGTAATCGGCGGGTTGCTTTATGGGCCGCTGATCAACCGGTTCGCGCGAGAGGCGCGGGGCCACGGCGTGCCGGAAGTCATGATCGCGGTCGCAGAGAACGGCGGCCGCATCCGGCCTCAGGTGACAGTCGTCAAGGCGCTGGCCTCAGCGATGTGCATCGGCACCGGCGGCTCGGTTGGTCGGGAAGGACCGATCGTGCAGATTGGCGCCGCCCTGGCGTCGAGCTTGGGCCAATGGGTGCGGATGCCAGAGAACCGGCTCAGGGTGCTGGTGGCCTGCGGCGCCGCCGGCGGCATCTCGGCAACGTTCAACGCCCCGATCACCGGCGTGTTTTTCGCCGTCGAACTGATCCTGCGCGAACTCTCCGTCGAAGCGATATTCACCATCATGCTTTCGGCGATGGTGGCCGACGTGATAGCCCGCGTCTTCTTCGGCTCGGCCCCCTTCCTCACCCAGCTGCCGGAAGGCATCGAACTCAATCACATCGCCAACTATTTGTTGGTGGCGCTCCTCGCGGCGATCGCCGGGCTGCTCGGGATCGTCTTCAAGAACCTGCTGTACAAGACCGAGGACGTGTGCGACCGGCTATGGGGAAGCCGCCCGGACTGGGCGCGCCCGGCTGTCGGTGGAATCGTGCTGGGCCTACTGCTGCTCGCCGTGCCCCAGCTCTACGGGGTCGGCTACCCGGTCATGTATGCCGCTTTCGCCGGCCATTACGCCTTGTGGTTTCTGGTGATCCTCGCCGCCGGAAAGATGCTGGCGTGCAGCTTGACCATTGGGATCGGCGGCTCCGGCGGCGTATTCGCTCCGTCGTTGTTCGTGGGGGCCACGTCGGGCATGGCCTTCGGCCTCATCGTTCAGCACGTCATCGGCACGGCGGTCGGGCATCCGGCGCTCTACGCCATTGTCGGCATGGGCGCGGTGTTCGCTTCTGCTTCGCGGGCCCCGCTCACGGCACTGGCCAGCACTGTCGAGATGACCGGCGACTTCACCCTTACCCTGCCGGTCATGCTGGCCGTCGCCGTCGGCACCACCGTGTCGCGCGGTCTCTCCTACGGCACCATCTACACCGCCAAGCTGTTACGCCGGGGCATCGACATCGACCGGCCAACACCCACGCACGCCTTCGCCGGCCTGACGGTGGCTGACGCCATGCACCCGTTCGCCGCCCCACTCAACCTGACCGACCCGACGGGTGACGCGACGCATGACTGGACCGCACTGCTCGGCCCCGTGACCCGCGTCCGTGAACCTCAGGCGCTGTTTGCCAATGACAGCCTCGCCCAGGCCTTGCGTCAGCTCGTCCTCTACGGCCGCGACGGCTTACCGGTGATCGACACCGACGCACGGCGCGTTCAGGGCTGGCTGACCAACCAGAACGTGCTGCGCGCAGTCGCTACCCACGTCACGGCCGACCCGGGGACACCCGGCCCCGAACACGATCCGCGAAGTCAGCTCGACGGGTACTGCATCGTCGAGCACACCCTCACAGCCGATTCGGTAGCAGTCGGGCGCAACCTGGACGATTTCGAATGGCCGGCGGGCCACGTCCCGGTATCCGTCGTGCACAATCGACGGCTCGTCGACGCGCAGCCCACCGTACGGCTTTCGGCAGGCGACCGGATCAATGTCCTCGTGCCCAAAAACGGTTCACGCGGCACCGAGTCGTCACCAGGACGGTAG
- a CDS encoding TetR/AcrR family transcriptional regulator, producing the protein MLPRGNRRPGRPPAAKADETRRRIIQAARLVFSERGYDGATFQAIAARADLTRPAINHYFSSKRVLYQEVLDETNEFIIGTGIKRADRETTLVARLTAFISAAVKANSENPAGSAFIIGGVLESQRHPEWSKTENESVRMAREFLSRVVNDAIRSGEVVADVDASALVETLLVVISGVGLYAGYIRGQDAMLAVTGMLRQLLEGALFRPEG; encoded by the coding sequence ATGCTTCCACGGGGGAATCGCCGGCCCGGGCGCCCGCCTGCGGCGAAGGCCGACGAGACTCGCCGACGGATCATCCAAGCGGCTCGTTTGGTATTCAGCGAGCGGGGCTACGACGGCGCGACCTTCCAGGCCATCGCGGCGCGCGCCGACCTCACCCGCCCGGCGATCAATCACTATTTCTCGAGCAAGCGGGTGCTGTATCAGGAAGTGCTGGACGAAACAAATGAATTCATTATCGGGACCGGCATTAAACGGGCGGACCGGGAAACCACGCTGGTGGCGCGGCTGACGGCGTTCATCTCCGCGGCGGTGAAAGCTAATTCGGAAAATCCCGCGGGGTCAGCATTCATTATCGGTGGCGTTCTTGAATCGCAGCGGCACCCCGAATGGAGCAAAACCGAAAATGAGTCCGTACGGATGGCTCGGGAATTTTTGTCGCGCGTCGTCAACGACGCGATCCGGTCCGGCGAGGTCGTCGCCGACGTCGATGCCTCGGCGTTGGTCGAAACCCTGCTCGTGGTGATCTCCGGCGTGGGTCTGTACGCGGGGTATATCCGTGGCCAAGACGCGATGCTGGCGGTCACCGGCATGCTGCGCCAACTGCTGGAAGGCGCGCTCTTCCGCCCAGAGGGATAA
- a CDS encoding class I SAM-dependent methyltransferase — MTDLDASLPPSVRSAGDSWTITELVGATALGVAASRAAESAGPDPLIRDDFARLLVSPAGPAWARLADPELAWLDGDQHGQRSHRCGIDYQAVRTHFFDEYFADAIGAGIRQAVILAAGLDSRAYRLDWSAGTAVYEIDQPQVLEYKAGILQQHGAVPSAIRRPVPVDLRDDWPAALTAAGFDRTQPTAWLAEGLLPYLPSDAQDRLFEMVTALSAPESQFAIEMFGMNSRSNSSRWLRMRERLGLDVNVHALTYHEPDRSDAAAWLADHGWHVHSVRNRDEMARLGRPVPDDLADEAVRSTLLRARLAKPTPDQGSTKEHRP; from the coding sequence ATGACTGATCTGGACGCTTCGTTGCCGCCTTCTGTACGGTCTGCCGGCGACAGCTGGACCATCACCGAACTCGTCGGCGCCACCGCGCTGGGCGTCGCCGCGTCACGCGCCGCGGAATCCGCCGGACCCGATCCGCTGATTCGCGACGACTTCGCGCGCCTGCTGGTGTCGCCGGCCGGTCCGGCATGGGCGCGGCTGGCCGACCCCGAGCTCGCCTGGCTCGACGGCGATCAGCACGGACAGCGCTCGCATCGATGCGGCATCGACTACCAGGCCGTGCGCACCCACTTCTTTGACGAGTACTTCGCCGACGCCATCGGCGCCGGGATCCGCCAAGCGGTGATCCTGGCGGCCGGGCTCGACTCCAGGGCCTACCGGTTGGACTGGTCGGCCGGCACCGCGGTCTACGAGATCGACCAGCCCCAGGTGCTGGAGTACAAGGCCGGGATCCTGCAGCAGCACGGGGCCGTGCCCTCGGCTATCCGGCGCCCCGTCCCAGTTGACCTGCGTGACGATTGGCCCGCCGCCCTGACCGCCGCAGGCTTCGACCGCACCCAACCCACCGCGTGGCTGGCCGAAGGGCTGCTGCCGTATCTGCCCAGCGACGCCCAGGACCGGCTGTTCGAGATGGTCACCGCGCTCAGCGCGCCGGAGAGTCAGTTCGCGATCGAGATGTTCGGCATGAACTCCCGAAGCAATTCTTCGCGCTGGCTGCGGATGCGGGAACGGCTCGGCCTGGATGTGAACGTCCACGCCCTGACCTATCACGAGCCGGACCGTTCGGACGCCGCCGCGTGGCTGGCCGACCACGGCTGGCACGTGCACAGCGTGAGGAATCGCGACGAGATGGCCCGGCTGGGTCGTCCGGTACCCGACGACCTGGCCGACGAGGCGGTCCGCAGCACACTGCTGCGTGCGCGTCTTGCCAAGCCCACCCCTGACCAAGGATCGACCAAGGAGCACCGCCCATGA
- a CDS encoding nuclear transport factor 2 family protein — protein sequence MMTPFDDPQGELAWMFLQSTSDGGDLDEGFALLSEDFTYWTLYTRTSCDKQTFRRAVERRKQDLELTIDLERCVNEGETVVVEAQATGTTSAGIEYDSPFVCIFDTRDGLIVAMRLYSDTRAVASALPGWLPY from the coding sequence GTGATGACGCCGTTCGATGACCCGCAGGGCGAACTGGCCTGGATGTTCCTGCAGAGCACCAGCGACGGCGGCGATCTTGACGAGGGTTTCGCCCTGCTCAGCGAAGACTTCACCTACTGGACGCTCTACACGCGTACTTCCTGCGACAAGCAGACATTTCGGCGGGCGGTCGAGCGGCGCAAACAAGATCTCGAACTGACCATCGATTTGGAGCGCTGCGTCAACGAGGGCGAGACGGTGGTGGTAGAGGCGCAGGCGACCGGCACCACCTCCGCCGGCATCGAGTACGACAGCCCGTTCGTGTGCATCTTCGATACCCGCGACGGGCTGATCGTCGCGATGCGTTTGTACAGCGACACCCGCGCGGTAGCGAGCGCACTTCCCGGGTGGCTCCCCTACTGA
- a CDS encoding DUF427 domain-containing protein gives MSHPEIKEPSAGHPITIEPTKGRVQVTVNGELVADSTAALELREATLPAVQYIPIADVVQERLTRTDTTTHCPFKGDASYYSVTTSAGDTVNDVIWTYEQPYPAVAAIAGHVAFYPNKADIIVSAQ, from the coding sequence ATGAGCCACCCGGAAATCAAAGAACCCAGCGCCGGGCACCCGATCACCATCGAGCCGACCAAGGGCCGCGTCCAGGTCACGGTCAATGGCGAGCTCGTCGCCGACAGTACGGCCGCACTCGAGCTGCGTGAAGCCACTTTGCCTGCGGTGCAATACATTCCGATCGCCGACGTGGTGCAGGAGCGGCTCACCCGGACCGACACCACCACACACTGCCCCTTCAAGGGCGACGCCAGCTACTACAGCGTGACCACCTCGGCCGGTGACACTGTCAACGACGTGATCTGGACGTATGAGCAGCCGTATCCGGCGGTCGCGGCGATTGCCGGGCATGTCGCGTTCTACCCCAACAAGGCCGACATCATCGTCTCGGCTCAGTAG
- a CDS encoding pirin family protein — protein MPAVTANTLTLPRVSGPGPADTERPVRSITIGPRGYEGEGFPVVRAFAGVSAAALDPFVHMDQMGAVEYAPGEPRGTDWHPHRGFETVTYMLDGKFAHQDSHGGGGLITDGATQWMTAGSGILHIETPPAELVDRGGLFHGVQLWVNLPKKDKFAPPRYQALAGGDVALLASDDGGALIRIIAGEIAGHRGPGVTHTPITLAHATIENGARLNMPWPRDFNALVYVLSGSGYVGPVAHPIHEGQLAVLGPGDRITVGARQVADSDHAPVRPAIDVLLLGGRPIREPVFHYGPFVMNTRVELIEALEDYQAGRFGTIPPNALMPHRSGGTL, from the coding sequence ATGCCTGCAGTCACGGCTAACACGCTGACGTTGCCACGAGTGAGCGGTCCCGGTCCCGCCGACACCGAACGGCCGGTCCGATCGATCACGATCGGGCCGCGGGGGTACGAGGGCGAGGGTTTCCCGGTCGTGCGTGCTTTCGCGGGAGTCAGCGCGGCCGCGCTCGACCCCTTCGTGCACATGGACCAGATGGGTGCGGTCGAATACGCACCGGGGGAGCCCCGGGGCACCGACTGGCATCCGCACCGCGGTTTCGAAACCGTGACCTACATGCTCGACGGGAAGTTCGCACACCAGGACTCCCACGGCGGTGGCGGCCTGATCACCGACGGTGCGACGCAGTGGATGACGGCAGGCTCGGGGATCCTGCACATCGAGACGCCGCCGGCCGAACTGGTCGACAGAGGAGGACTCTTTCACGGCGTCCAGCTCTGGGTGAATCTGCCGAAGAAAGACAAGTTCGCGCCCCCGCGGTATCAGGCCCTCGCGGGCGGCGACGTCGCGTTGCTCGCATCCGACGACGGTGGGGCGCTGATCCGCATCATCGCCGGCGAGATCGCCGGACACCGCGGGCCCGGTGTCACCCACACCCCGATCACCCTCGCGCACGCGACGATCGAAAACGGGGCCCGGCTCAACATGCCCTGGCCGCGAGACTTCAATGCGCTGGTGTATGTGCTGTCCGGTAGTGGGTACGTCGGTCCGGTAGCCCATCCGATCCATGAAGGGCAGTTAGCGGTCCTGGGGCCCGGTGATCGGATCACCGTGGGGGCCCGGCAGGTCGCGGATTCGGATCACGCGCCGGTTCGCCCCGCCATTGATGTGCTGCTTTTGGGCGGTCGGCCGATTCGTGAGCCGGTATTCCACTACGGGCCTTTCGTGATGAACACGCGCGTGGAATTGATCGAGGCGCTAGAGGACTACCAGGCCGGGAGATTTGGCACCATTCCGCCGAATGCGCTAATGCCGCACCGCAGCGGTGGCACACTTTAG
- a CDS encoding DNA-3-methyladenine glycosylase family protein encodes MKSTRTVVFPGAVSFGHTLAPLRRGRGDPCFRAPGDGSIWRTSLLPTGPVTARISRVTHNAAHGVAWGSGAPEFIEMLPGMLGLEDDDSDFVPRHPTVAAAHQRVPHLRLGRTGLVLEALIPAIIEQRVPGADAFRSWRVLVSKYGTPAPGPAPEGMRVMPSAQVWRNIPSWEFHRANVDPRRAQAVVTCARRAPSLERLVSRSTEQARAALMSLPGVGEWTAAETAQRAFGDADAVSVGDYHIPKMIGWTLLGRPVDDSGMLELLEPMRPHRQRVVRLLEASGLAYEPRRGPRLPVQQIHSL; translated from the coding sequence GTGAAGAGCACGCGCACGGTCGTGTTCCCCGGAGCCGTCAGCTTCGGGCACACGCTGGCGCCCCTTCGCCGTGGCCGCGGGGACCCGTGTTTCCGGGCTCCCGGTGACGGATCGATCTGGCGCACTAGCCTGCTGCCCACCGGACCCGTCACGGCCCGGATCAGCCGCGTCACCCACAATGCCGCACACGGTGTGGCGTGGGGCAGCGGCGCACCGGAGTTCATCGAAATGCTGCCCGGCATGTTGGGTCTCGAGGACGACGACTCGGACTTCGTGCCGCGGCACCCGACGGTTGCCGCCGCGCACCAAAGGGTTCCGCACTTGCGCCTGGGCCGCACCGGGCTGGTGCTGGAGGCGCTGATCCCGGCGATCATCGAGCAGCGGGTGCCCGGCGCCGACGCGTTTCGCTCGTGGCGGGTGCTGGTGTCGAAGTACGGGACCCCGGCGCCCGGGCCGGCACCGGAGGGGATGCGGGTCATGCCGTCCGCGCAGGTTTGGCGGAACATCCCGTCGTGGGAGTTTCATCGCGCCAACGTCGATCCGAGGCGGGCCCAGGCGGTGGTGACGTGTGCGCGGCGGGCCCCCTCGTTAGAACGGCTGGTGTCTCGGTCGACGGAGCAGGCGCGTGCGGCGCTGATGTCGCTGCCCGGCGTGGGGGAATGGACCGCCGCCGAGACGGCGCAACGCGCCTTCGGCGATGCCGACGCCGTGTCGGTGGGTGATTACCACATTCCGAAAATGATCGGGTGGACGCTGTTGGGGCGGCCCGTCGACGACTCGGGCATGCTCGAACTACTCGAGCCGATGCGGCCCCACCGCCAGCGTGTGGTGCGGCTGCTCGAAGCCAGCGGACTGGCATACGAACCCCGCCGCGGGCCGCGACTACCGGTGCAGCAAATCCACTCGCTTTGA
- a CDS encoding NAD-dependent epimerase/dehydratase family protein: MSTKPKLVIGANGFLGSHVTRQLVADGADVRAMVRSNANTRAIDDLALTRFHGDVFDTAVLQEAMDGVDDVYYCVVDTRAWLRDTSPLFRTNVEGLRNVLDVAVTQPDLRRFIFTSTYATVGRRHGHVATEEDIVGTRGLSDYVQSRVQAENLVMRYVAEAGLPAVAMCVSTTYGSGDWGRTPHGAFIAGAVFGKLPFTMEGIALEAVGVTDAARAMILAAEHGRIGERYLISERMIALKEVVRIAADEAGVPVPRRSIPVPMLYALGALGNLRARLTGKDAELSLASVRMMRAEAPVDHSKAVRELGWQPRPVQESIREAARFWAALKTAQAGRKATQDSGAARAE, from the coding sequence GTGAGCACGAAACCAAAGCTGGTCATCGGCGCCAACGGCTTCCTGGGGTCGCATGTGACCCGCCAGCTTGTCGCCGACGGCGCGGACGTCCGGGCGATGGTGCGGTCGAACGCCAATACCCGCGCCATCGATGACCTCGCGCTGACCCGATTTCACGGCGACGTGTTCGACACCGCCGTGCTGCAGGAGGCGATGGACGGCGTCGACGACGTCTATTACTGCGTCGTCGACACCCGCGCCTGGCTGCGCGACACCTCGCCACTGTTTCGCACCAACGTCGAAGGGTTGCGCAACGTTCTCGATGTGGCCGTCACGCAACCCGACCTGCGCCGGTTCATCTTCACCAGCACCTACGCGACCGTCGGCCGGCGCCACGGGCACGTGGCGACCGAAGAAGACATCGTCGGCACCCGGGGGTTGTCGGACTACGTCCAGTCCCGGGTCCAGGCCGAGAACCTGGTGATGCGCTACGTGGCCGAGGCCGGGCTGCCCGCGGTGGCGATGTGCGTGTCGACGACCTACGGCAGCGGCGACTGGGGTCGCACCCCGCACGGAGCGTTCATCGCCGGCGCGGTCTTCGGCAAGCTGCCCTTCACGATGGAGGGCATCGCGCTGGAAGCTGTCGGCGTCACCGACGCCGCCCGGGCCATGATCTTGGCCGCCGAACACGGGCGCATCGGCGAGCGGTACTTGATCTCCGAACGAATGATCGCGCTGAAAGAGGTGGTCCGGATCGCGGCCGACGAGGCCGGGGTGCCGGTGCCGCGGCGCTCGATCCCGGTCCCGATGCTGTATGCGCTGGGGGCGCTGGGCAATCTGCGGGCCCGACTCACCGGCAAGGACGCCGAACTCAGCCTCGCGTCGGTGCGCATGATGCGTGCCGAGGCGCCCGTCGACCACAGCAAGGCCGTGCGCGAATTGGGCTGGCAGCCGCGCCCGGTCCAGGAATCCATCCGCGAGGCGGCCCGCTTCTGGGCCGCACTGAAGACCGCGCAGGCCGGCCGAAAAGCCACCCAGGACAGCGGCGCCGCCCGCGCCGAATAG
- a CDS encoding class I SAM-dependent methyltransferase, which translates to MLATLYAKALDADLPKPILGDRYAKEIVGRIDYDWSKTTITPRNSTSVTTRTAHFDIWVRQFLAAHPSAVVLHVGCGLDSRYFRLQPGPHVEWYDIDYPDVARLCTQLYPATDNRRVIAASVIDPAWVAETPNDRPTLMIAEGLTMYLDPSEGVAMLRRIVDRFEAGELQFDAFNRLGIKSQWMNKVVRRSGSKLSWGIDGPADILSAVPGTRLLSWQRWFESETFTWLPRRYRVLGRTMALVPAVANMSQYHRYAFGPA; encoded by the coding sequence ATGCTGGCGACGTTGTACGCCAAGGCCCTCGACGCCGATCTGCCCAAGCCGATCCTGGGTGATCGCTACGCCAAGGAAATCGTCGGGCGAATCGACTACGACTGGTCGAAAACCACCATCACGCCGCGTAATTCGACGTCGGTGACGACGCGCACGGCGCACTTCGACATCTGGGTGCGCCAATTCCTCGCCGCGCATCCAAGCGCCGTCGTTCTCCATGTGGGCTGCGGGTTGGACAGCCGCTACTTCCGGTTGCAGCCGGGGCCGCACGTCGAGTGGTACGACATCGACTACCCCGATGTCGCCAGGCTGTGCACCCAGCTCTACCCCGCGACCGATAACCGCCGGGTGATCGCGGCGTCGGTCATCGACCCGGCCTGGGTCGCCGAGACACCCAACGACCGGCCCACGCTGATGATCGCCGAGGGACTGACCATGTATCTCGACCCCTCGGAGGGCGTTGCGATGCTGCGCCGAATCGTCGATCGCTTCGAAGCCGGCGAGCTTCAGTTCGACGCCTTCAACCGGTTGGGCATCAAGTCGCAGTGGATGAACAAGGTGGTGCGCCGCTCGGGCTCAAAGCTGAGCTGGGGTATCGACGGACCCGCCGACATCCTGTCCGCCGTGCCCGGCACCCGCTTGCTGTCCTGGCAGCGGTGGTTCGAATCGGAGACGTTCACGTGGCTACCGCGCAGGTATCGGGTGCTCGGCAGGACCATGGCGCTGGTACCGGCCGTGGCGAACATGTCGCAATACCACCGCTACGCATTCGGCCCCGCCTGA
- a CDS encoding Dps family protein, with amino-acid sequence MTQFTIPGLTDKQAVRLTELLQKQLSTYNDLHLTLKHIHWNVVGPNFIGVHEMIDPQVDAVRGFADDVAERIAALGASPQGTPGAILNDRSWDDYSVGRDTVQAHLAALDLVYNGVIEDIRQYIDETDELDQVTQDLLIGQAGQLEKFQWFVRAHLESAGGELAHKGKSTEKDAASSARGKS; translated from the coding sequence ATGACTCAGTTCACAATTCCGGGATTGACCGACAAGCAGGCAGTGCGGCTCACCGAACTGCTGCAAAAGCAACTGAGCACCTACAACGATCTTCATCTGACGCTGAAGCACATCCACTGGAACGTGGTCGGCCCCAACTTCATCGGCGTACACGAGATGATCGACCCGCAAGTGGACGCAGTCCGCGGGTTTGCCGATGATGTCGCCGAACGCATTGCGGCCCTTGGTGCTTCGCCGCAGGGTACGCCAGGCGCCATCCTCAACGACCGTTCCTGGGACGACTACTCAGTCGGCCGCGACACGGTCCAGGCGCACCTGGCCGCGCTCGACCTCGTCTACAACGGCGTCATCGAGGACATCCGCCAATACATCGACGAGACGGACGAACTCGACCAGGTCACCCAGGACCTGTTGATCGGCCAGGCGGGCCAGCTGGAGAAGTTCCAATGGTTCGTCCGGGCGCACCTGGAAAGCGCCGGCGGCGAGCTGGCGCACAAGGGCAAGAGCACCGAAAAGGATGCTGCCAGTAGCGCTCGCGGCAAATCCTGA